GCGCTTCCTGTAGTGGGTGGCAGGCCTGGATTTCAGCGCGGCGCCTGCATATTCTGGCAGAACACTACCCCGCCGCGGATTCGGGTCGACGCCCCGGTCAGACCAATCCGGCTCGTCCGGCGCGCCACCGGACGAGGCCAGCAAGCTCGGGGGCGGGAAAACGGTGGTGCTTCCGACGGACTACCGGGTTTGGATCAGCAACCATTTATTGTCCCACTTAACGCTGTTGCCAAAGTCGCTCGTATAAACGACTTTCCACGCACCATCGTTGATCTTCTGCTCGATCATGTCGTTTAGCAACCGATGCGGCAGTGGGTTGCCATGGTTGTATACCACCTCGTGCAAGCGAAGGATTTTGAGCTCCCGCTGGAGGAAGATCCACTTCGGCGGCGAATTTCGCAGCTCAGTAATCAAATTTTGAATGGTTTGCTCACAGGATATGTCGAAAAATGTCTGGACCGCATTATTCCACGGCGGTATGGCGCAGAAATAGTTTGCATAAGGCAACGGAATGGACAACAGATCATTGTCCGGGCCCTTTTCTTCGATCGTCTCACAGACTGGCTTAATCATATGCAATAGCTCGGTGCTGATTACCATTGGGCCATAGTCGGGGTGGTGATACACAGTTCGACCGCTGAACATGGGCTTTTCCGAATACGTATGCCAGTGGCAGGGATCATGAAATCGGTAGACAACTGTGGAACAAATCAGCAGAACAGCGGAAGCGTACAGAAATTCTCTTATCCATTGCTTCTTGACGTGGATGGGCGAGCAAATAGCCAACACTACAATCAACACCGCCACCGGCGAATAAAGGTCAAAATGTGATTCACCTGAGGACATCGATGCCGAAGCCAATTGTCCGAGCGGTATGAAAATGAGGATCTCGCGGGTATCCCAATCGCGGACGCGGGGCGAGCCCAGTAGCCACAGGATAAACTTCCAACCCACCCATAAGCACAGCCCGTATGCCAAAATTACGAGCGGGCTGTAGATAATTACCAATGCAACATTGTCTCTAATTAAAGTCACATACAGTGCGTAAGCCCAGTCGATCATCATTGCGAGGCCAACCGCGGCGAAAACGATCCGCTTCCAGCCATGTTTGCGGCCCAGCGGGCGCAGCGCAAAAAACCCAGATTAGCGCAAAAAAAGGCGCACCCCGCCGCTACTGAGCTCTGAAATCCATGACACAGCCATACAACCCTGCTCCAGGGAAGCCGCAGAGGGTGCAACAAAATGTCCAACGTGCCGCCTTTATTGCCGGCAGCATTCAGAAGCGTCGACGTGACGTAGTCATGCAAGGAATCCCCGGTAAGGGCCACGACGATCTGGACGGTCAAGCCCGTCGCGACGCCGTAGGCGAGTAAGGACAAGAGTTTCCTCGCGGGTGCCAGGCACATGATGCCAAGTACCACAGCAACGATCAGCGCAGCACCGTCGTTGGGCCGGGTGGTCAGCGCCAGGCCGGATAGCGCGCCAAGTAACGCCACCATACCCTGGGCACGGACGGCGCTCGACGCTTTTTGCAAGGCCAGCAGCGCTAGCAGGGAATACAGGACAAAGCAGTCGGCAAGGACGTGGTAGTCGTCGAAGCGGTATGCCTCGAAGGAAACGGTGACAAAGAAAGCGCAGGCGAGCACGATCCCCTTGCCGGCGTCTGAAAGGCTCGTTCGCCGCATCAGCAAGCGAAGCGCCAGGCAGTACGCCACCAAATGAAGTACCGCCGGGATCTTCGAGACCAGCCATCCCTTGCCGAGCACGGCCATGAAGGCGCTGGTTTCGAGTACGTAGACCGGCTGCAACACCAGATGCATATCGGAATAGAGGTGTTTGCCGGCGGCAAAAAAAACGCTGTACCAATACCAAACTCCGTCGCTAGCGGCGTGAGTGTTCGCGATCATGGCGAGCCCGAACAAGACGCAGAAGGCGAAGGAAATATGAACCGTCCCGAGTTTCATGCACCCTCGGGGTTCTGTGAGCCGGCCGGTTGGTCGGTCACGAGTTCGGAATAGTAGCGGGCTTCGGCTTCGGCCGGTGGGATGCGCCCGAGGCGGTGCATGAGGCGCTGCTGGTTGTACCAGGCGACGTAGTCGGCGGTGATGTACTCGACATCGCCCAGGGCGTTCAGCGGGCCGCGGCGAAACGGCGAATCCGCCCGGATGCACTCGTTCTTGTAGAGCCCGATGGTGGTCTCGGCCAACGCGTTATCGTAGGCATCGCCGACGCTGCCGACCGAGGGACGTAATCCCGAAAGAGTCAGTGTCTCACCGAATCTCACACTTGTATATTGACTGCCTGCGTCGCTGTGATGGATGCCGTCCTCGATGGGATGGCCCTGCCGTGCACGCAGTGCGGCGGCCTGGCGGATCGCCGATTCGACGAAGCGGGTGTGCTTGGAACCCGAGGCTTCCCAGCCCACGATGGCCCCGGCGTAGGCGTCGATGACGAACGCGACGTAGACGAACATCCCGGTGATGAGCCTGACGTAGGTGAAGTCGGCCACCAGCAGCAGGTTGGGGGCGCCCACGCCGAACTGGCGGTCGACCAGATCCGGCGGGCGCACCGCATTCGGGTCGGCGACGGTGGTGCGGACCGTCTTGCTCCGCCGAACGCCCTGCCAGCCGTTTTTGCGCATCAGCCGCTCCACGGTGGACTTGGCCACTGGGATGCCTTCGCGTTGCAGATGGGCCCACATCTTCAACGACCCGTACAGCGACTCCGGCTTGCGGCGGCCGTGTTCGTCGGGCTCGTAGTAGCCGGCCAGGATCTCGGTGATCGTGGCGTCCCACAGGGCCCGCTTCGACGGCGCCCGCGTGGCCCAGGCGTGGAATGTTCGCGGGGCGATCGGCACCCCATGCTCGGTGAGCACGCGGCAGATCGGAGCGACCCCAAAACGGTTCCTGTTCTCGGCGATGAACTGGCAGACCGTAGCGGTCAGCGGCGGTTGCGCGGGTCGCTCTCCCGCACGAAGAAAGTTGTTGCCGCCTTCAGGATTTCGATCGTCTGCTCCAGCTCAGCGTTACGTCGCTTGAGGGCGCGGATCTCTGCAGCCGCGGAGCTGGATACACCGTCGCGATCACCTTCGTCGATCTGGTGCTGACGGATCCAGTGACGCAACGTCTCAGCGGTCATCCCCAACCGCTTGGACACCGCGGTGATCGCTGCCCACTCGCTCGGATAGT
The nucleotide sequence above comes from Mycobacterium kiyosense. Encoded proteins:
- a CDS encoding putative transposase for insertion sequence element IS986/IS6110 gives rise to the protein MLTEHGVPIAPRTFHAWATRAPSKRALWDATITEILAGYYEPDEHGRRKPESLYGSLKMWAHLQREGIPVAKSTVERLMRKNGWQGVRRSKTVRTTVADPNAVRPPDLVDRQFGVGAPNLLLVADFTYVRLITGMFVYVAFVIDAYAGAIVGWEASGSKHTRFVESAIRQAAALRARQGHPIEDGIHHSDAGSQYTSVRFGETLTLSGLRPSVGSVGDAYDNALAETTIGLYKNECIRADSPFRRGPLNALGDVEYITADYVAWYNQQRLMHRLGRIPPAEAEARYYSELVTDQPAGSQNPEGA
- a CDS encoding insertion element IS6110 uncharacterized 12.0 kDa protein, with translation MPSKYDRDTRAKAVRLVLDHRDDYPSEWAAITAVSKRLGMTAETLRHWIRQHQIDEGDRDGVSSSAAAEIRALKRRNAELEQTIEILKAATTFFVRESDPRNRR